Part of the Sander lucioperca isolate FBNREF2018 chromosome 1, SLUC_FBN_1.2, whole genome shotgun sequence genome is shown below.
accacacacccacacacttttttttcagtACATTCAGCCTTCTGTCTTCTCTTTAGGCCCTAGAAGGACTTGTCTGTTAAGTGTGGTGGCCTTTCCTGAGCCTGATGTCCTTTTTACCATGTTAGTTTGATCAGTGGCTGACTAATAATAAAACACCAGGTCATGCTTTGATTTCCTGCAATCAGAGGCTCATTCAACTGAGCCAGATCCCCCCCCAGAGACAGGTTTTACTGAGCTGAAGGATTCATCCCACTTAGTGGTTTACTAGTTTTGTTCACTGTGGTGGAGGGGACACCGAAGACCTGCGATTGTTATAAAAGCTTCCATTGCCCCACCTCAGCCCAAATCCATCTGTGCAGTCTAAACAAGCCAGCAGGCTGCGTTGATGGGACCATTCTGTTCCTGTAAATCATTAAAGCATGACAGATGTGTGCCAGATGTGGGGGTAGGAGGTGGACTGGGTAGGGTCAAATAAGCAGCCTTTGCGGTGGTGGGAATCTGTTTGAAACCGTTCCACCAAAGCACGTGCAAATAGCTGGTAAGCTGCTGCGTGCAAATGAAATTTCAGCAAAGTGGGCTTTTAGAGGTATTTACAGGTATTGTCTTTCACTTCCCGTCTCTTATCTGCCAATTGTTTGTCTCTGAATCCTATTTTATCTTAAACACAAATGTCAATAACGGTAcagataaacttttttttaataatctgaTAGGCTGTGAGGCTGTCCATCATGAAGAAGCGAGCCAACAAGGtgctggaggaagaggagacctTGTGCTGCTGTGAGTATGTGAACAGACTCGGAGAGCGCAGTCATGTGGTAGCCTGCTGCTGTGACTGTGAGGACCTGGATGACGCCTGTGACAGGTGAGAGACATTAAACTGAAAAACTCTGGGGCTGCAACTTATGATTATTTTGTACTTGACATTTGATCTATTGGTTATTTCTTAAATTAAACGATTCATTttcagtctataaaatgtcagaaaactgaTGCCCTTTACAATTTTTGTGGAGCCTAAAGTGGCAGCTTCAAATTGTTTGTTTCGTTCGAACAACAGCCCAAAACCCatagatatttaaattacaatgatataaaacagcgGAAAACAGGAAAGCCTGATATTTGAaaagctggaaccagcaaatgttttaGCCCTGCTTCTTCGTGGTGATGACAATGTTGGTCTGTTGGTTGGTCAGTAGGATCaccactttgatccagactgaaatatctcaacaactatttgatGGATTGCCTTGGAATTCTTTACATTCATGTCCCCAGAAGAATAATCCTACCTGCTTTGGTGATTCTCAGCaccttttcctctagcaccaacAGCAGGTCACAGTTCTCAAGTGCAGACATTCCTgttccctcaggatgaattgtgatcattttggtgatcccctgactttagCATGCTAAAGCAAGATAGTGAACTTTAGTCATTGTGCATATGTTAGCATGCAGATGTTCGCATTTAGTTCAAAGCAACATTTGAAGTACAACCTCAGAGAGGCGTTATATTGACGTGTCCTTGAACTAAAATGTCAGGTGTGAAAAAAGtttatatagatttttttaaaacaagttaAGGGGTGAAGGTTTGCTCATTTGGTGGCTTTAccagatgatgatgaagaagtTGTTGATCACCTGAAGTAAACATATTTCAcctctttttactttttcaggTTTATGAAGAGGGAGCCTCAGAAACCTGAATCCCTGTCTCATGTGGCTGAAGTCTTCACAGACCGGATTCGTATGCCCTGGCTCTGGGGCGGAGCCCGAAAAGTTGACCTGTCCATCATCCCTCCTCTTATTCTCCTCCCGGTCCTGCTGCACTTAGCTGCTCTCCACTTCCTGCTCGGCATGGCGATTCTGACAGCTCTGCCTGGCCTGGTGCTGTGGTACTACTATTTCACCCACCGCAAGAAAGGACAGACACTCTTCTTCCTCAGCCTGGCACTCTTCTCCCTGGCGTACATGTACTACTTGTTCATCACTTATGTGCTTCCCAGTGGGGATGTTAGCCTGGTCCAGCTAGCGGTGGTAACTGTAGGGGTCATACTTACCCTGGTAGCTCTTGTCCACACCAAGAGAGAACCCGGAATTGTGCGGCCAAACAAAGAGGCCGTCCACAGCACGGTGACGTATTACAGCCCTCTGGCAGACAGAGACCCTGTCATCAATGGGGGGAGGCAGGACGTGACGATGACAGTAGCCAACCGGGCGGGATCGTCGGAGCATGCGGGAGTGGAGCTGAAGGAAAGCAGCCAAAGGAACTGGTGTCCGGCGTGCAGAGTGGTGCGGCCCCCGAGGGCGGGACATTGTCGGATCTGTGGTGTCTGCGTGCTGCGTCTCGACCA
Proteins encoded:
- the zdhhc23b gene encoding palmitoyltransferase ZDHHC23 isoform X2, translating into MKKRANKVLEEEETLCCCEYVNRLGERSHVVACCCDCEDLDDACDRFMKREPQKPESLSHVAEVFTDRIRMPWLWGGARKVDLSIIPPLILLPVLLHLAALHFLLGMAILTALPGLVLWYYYFTHRKKGQTLFFLSLALFSLAYMYYLFITYVLPSGDVSLVQLAVVTVGVILTLVALVHTKREPGIVRPNKEAVHSTVTYYSPLADRDPVINGGRQDVTMTVANRAGSSEHAGVELKESSQRNWCPACRVVRPPRAGHCRICGVCVLRLDHHCVWLNSCVGQLNHRSFLLTLVLFLLTSLYGISLVLQSVCPNQHLLTALLYCPGVYNQYSSALCFTCAWYSGIVTCGLLHLLVVQVINVSYNVTEREARIALRDKTARRAYWGLVVDTGVYSRGFRGNWEEFMTMGEKLNPPSPVPTELVALLEVDIQEKCKNE
- the zdhhc23b gene encoding palmitoyltransferase ZDHHC23 isoform X3 — its product is MAATSYRRIETGTMAVRLSIMKKRANKVLEEEETLCCCEYVNRLGERSHVVACCCDCEDLDDACDRFMKREPQKPESLSHVAEVFTDRIRMPWLWGGARKVDLSIIPPLILLPVLLHLAALHFLLGMAILTALPGLVLWYYYFTHRKKGQTLFFLSLALFSLAYMYYLFITYVLPSGDVSLVQLAVVTVGVILTLVALVHTKREPGIVRPNKEAVHSTVTYYSPLADRDPVINGGRQDVTMTVANRAGSSEHAGVELKESSQRNWCPACRVVRPPRAGHCRICGVCVLRLDHHCVWLNSCVGQLNHRSFLLTLVLFLLTSLYGISLVLQSVCPNQHLLTALLYCPGVYNQYSALLEVDIQEKCKNE
- the zdhhc23b gene encoding palmitoyltransferase ZDHHC23 isoform X1 — encoded protein: MAATSYRRIETGTMAVRLSIMKKRANKVLEEEETLCCCEYVNRLGERSHVVACCCDCEDLDDACDRFMKREPQKPESLSHVAEVFTDRIRMPWLWGGARKVDLSIIPPLILLPVLLHLAALHFLLGMAILTALPGLVLWYYYFTHRKKGQTLFFLSLALFSLAYMYYLFITYVLPSGDVSLVQLAVVTVGVILTLVALVHTKREPGIVRPNKEAVHSTVTYYSPLADRDPVINGGRQDVTMTVANRAGSSEHAGVELKESSQRNWCPACRVVRPPRAGHCRICGVCVLRLDHHCVWLNSCVGQLNHRSFLLTLVLFLLTSLYGISLVLQSVCPNQHLLTALLYCPGVYNQYSSALCFTCAWYSGIVTCGLLHLLVVQVINVSYNVTEREARIALRDKTARRAYWGLVVDTGVYSRGFRGNWEEFMTMGEKLNPPSPVPTELVALLEVDIQEKCKNE